One Sphingomonas limnosediminicola DNA segment encodes these proteins:
- the dapE gene encoding succinyl-diaminopimelate desuccinylase: MSLDPIALAQQLINCPSITPARGEVFDALESALKPLGFEVHRWVMGEAPDGPTENMVAMRGSGAPHFGFAGHLDVVPAGEGWTGDAFEGRIEDGILVGRGANDMKSAIAAFVAAISRVEQSGGTVSLLITGDEEGYATYGTPRIIDWLNERQIRPDMILIGEPTSVDRLGDTVKIGRRGSVNMWIEVPGVQGHVAYPDRATNPIPELARVVAALSAVHLDDGTRQFPPSNLEFTAISTPTSASNVIPGSATAQLNIRFNNLQRGADLVKMVEKITAREAPGSEVRARISGEAFLTPPGQLYDVIVEAIEEETGAKPELSTSGGTSDGRFLIQLCPVVDFGLPNATMHKVGECAAVEDILALSRIYERILSKVVG; encoded by the coding sequence ATGTCGCTCGACCCCATCGCGCTTGCGCAACAGCTGATCAACTGTCCGAGCATCACGCCAGCGCGGGGCGAGGTGTTCGATGCCCTGGAATCAGCGCTGAAGCCGCTGGGTTTCGAGGTTCACCGCTGGGTAATGGGTGAAGCGCCCGACGGTCCGACCGAGAACATGGTCGCCATGCGTGGTTCAGGCGCGCCGCACTTCGGCTTCGCGGGGCACCTCGACGTTGTCCCTGCCGGCGAGGGCTGGACCGGCGACGCGTTCGAGGGCCGGATCGAGGACGGGATACTCGTCGGCCGCGGCGCCAACGATATGAAGAGCGCCATTGCCGCCTTCGTCGCCGCGATCAGCCGCGTCGAGCAGTCCGGTGGAACGGTCTCGCTGCTCATCACCGGCGACGAGGAAGGCTATGCGACCTACGGCACGCCACGCATCATCGACTGGCTGAACGAGCGGCAGATCCGCCCCGACATGATCCTGATCGGCGAGCCGACCTCCGTGGATCGTCTGGGCGACACCGTGAAAATCGGGCGACGTGGGTCGGTCAACATGTGGATCGAGGTGCCGGGCGTTCAGGGCCACGTGGCCTACCCCGATCGCGCGACCAACCCGATCCCCGAGCTAGCCCGCGTCGTCGCGGCGCTGAGCGCGGTCCATCTCGACGACGGCACTCGGCAATTCCCGCCGTCAAACCTCGAATTCACCGCCATTTCGACGCCGACGAGTGCGAGCAATGTCATTCCCGGGTCCGCGACCGCCCAGCTCAACATCCGTTTCAACAACCTTCAACGCGGCGCCGACCTGGTGAAGATGGTCGAGAAAATTACGGCGCGCGAGGCGCCGGGAAGCGAGGTCCGCGCTCGTATCTCTGGCGAAGCATTTCTTACGCCGCCCGGCCAACTCTACGACGTCATCGTCGAGGCAATTGAAGAAGAAACGGGGGCGAAGCCCGAACTGTCGACCAGTGGCGGCACGTCCGACGGACGCTTCCTTATCCAGCTTTGCCCGGTGGTCGATTTCGGCCTGCCCAACGCGACCATGCATAAGGTTGGCGAGTGCGCAGCGGTCGAGGACATTTTGGCCCTCTCGCGGATTTATGAGCGAATCCTAAGCAAGGTCGTCGGCTGA
- a CDS encoding DMT family protein — translation MTTIILLTLSNIFMTMAWYGQLKFPNWTIPMAIIVGWGIALFEYCLAVPANRIGYAQGFTGGQLKIIQELITLIVFAIFATVVLKEPIGWRYLGAVLCIAGAAMFMFVGRS, via the coding sequence ATGACCACGATCATCCTGCTGACGCTGTCGAACATCTTCATGACAATGGCTTGGTACGGCCAGCTCAAGTTTCCAAACTGGACGATCCCGATGGCGATTATCGTTGGCTGGGGCATCGCATTATTCGAATATTGCCTCGCCGTGCCGGCCAACCGCATCGGCTATGCGCAAGGCTTCACCGGCGGGCAGCTCAAGATCATCCAGGAATTGATCACGCTGATCGTGTTCGCGATCTTCGCGACGGTGGTGCTCAAGGAGCCGATTGGCTGGCGCTACTTGGGCGCCGTCCTTTGCATCGCAGGCGCCGCGATGTTTATGTTCGTGGGGCGGAGTTAG
- a CDS encoding putative bifunctional diguanylate cyclase/phosphodiesterase has product MKAGTAQKISNAILSCAAGFASFVFSLAALLYITEFDQKIVAALAAGVFCLLISYVASERPNSESARALAALSDRLLAVEDGDLVSPAPASLRRSMPKLAAAVDSLFAEVRTSIENAHSLGMYDPVTSLPNRLHFRSEADKMLSGASEGMKSAMLFVDLDRFKMVNDSLGHARGDQLLIMVANRLRVVVNAEHNGDAKTRPLLARLAGDEFTMFFSEIGSSEEIERIARRVVVAIAEPFELCAHSVEIGASIGVAISPDHGSSIEALMRAADIAMYHAKSRGGGQHFLFNAGLAAEHQEKVDTEKALTEAVQRGDFVMAFQPQMSLVTGEVCGAEALLRWNHPRDGLRMPNSFIPIAEKTGIIAEIGDWVIGEVASILGNWHRNGFRGRLAFNISPRQVDRADFFLKVRQAFADADVPLSLIELEFTESAAMEVSEAVLAEIASLRDDGARIAIDDFGTGYSNLARLRAMPLDRVKLDPSLIADIETSEKARVVVQAVIQLIKGVDCEVVAEAVETVAQADILRAMGCDTVQGFVFAEPMFEEEFVAWVGNADRGARSVA; this is encoded by the coding sequence ATGAAAGCAGGCACGGCCCAGAAGATCAGCAACGCGATCCTGTCGTGTGCCGCTGGCTTCGCCTCCTTCGTCTTCTCGCTGGCCGCGCTCCTCTACATCACGGAGTTCGACCAGAAGATCGTCGCCGCGCTTGCCGCAGGCGTCTTCTGCCTCCTGATCAGCTACGTGGCGTCCGAACGACCGAACAGCGAAAGCGCGCGGGCCCTTGCCGCGTTGAGCGACCGTCTCCTCGCCGTCGAGGATGGCGATCTCGTTTCACCGGCACCAGCGAGCCTCCGCCGCTCGATGCCGAAGCTTGCCGCCGCCGTGGATTCGCTCTTTGCGGAGGTGCGCACGTCGATTGAGAACGCCCATTCGCTCGGCATGTACGATCCGGTCACGTCGCTGCCGAATAGGCTGCATTTCCGGTCCGAAGCAGACAAGATGCTGAGCGGTGCATCCGAGGGCATGAAGTCGGCGATGCTGTTCGTCGACCTCGACCGCTTCAAGATGGTCAATGACAGCCTCGGCCACGCTCGCGGAGATCAGCTACTGATTATGGTGGCGAACCGCCTGCGGGTCGTCGTCAATGCGGAGCATAATGGTGACGCCAAGACGCGTCCCTTGCTTGCGCGTCTGGCGGGCGACGAATTCACGATGTTCTTCTCGGAGATCGGATCGTCCGAAGAGATCGAGCGAATCGCGCGTCGCGTGGTCGTCGCGATCGCCGAGCCGTTCGAACTGTGCGCACACAGTGTCGAGATTGGCGCCTCAATCGGCGTCGCCATTTCGCCTGACCACGGCTCGAGTATCGAAGCGCTGATGCGGGCCGCCGACATTGCGATGTACCACGCAAAGTCGAGGGGTGGGGGACAGCACTTCCTGTTCAACGCCGGCCTCGCCGCCGAGCATCAGGAAAAGGTGGACACCGAAAAGGCGCTGACCGAAGCCGTCCAGCGCGGCGATTTCGTGATGGCGTTCCAGCCGCAAATGAGTCTCGTCACCGGTGAGGTCTGCGGGGCCGAAGCGCTGCTTCGCTGGAACCATCCGCGCGACGGGCTGCGGATGCCCAACAGCTTCATTCCGATTGCGGAGAAGACCGGCATCATTGCCGAGATTGGCGACTGGGTCATCGGGGAGGTCGCGTCGATTCTCGGCAACTGGCACCGCAACGGCTTCCGCGGGCGGCTCGCTTTTAACATCAGCCCGCGCCAGGTGGACCGCGCCGACTTCTTCCTGAAGGTTCGCCAGGCCTTCGCGGATGCCGACGTTCCTCTGTCGCTTATCGAGCTGGAGTTTACCGAGAGCGCAGCCATGGAAGTCAGCGAAGCGGTGCTGGCTGAAATTGCGTCGCTCCGCGACGATGGTGCGAGGATAGCGATCGACGATTTCGGGACCGGCTATTCGAACCTTGCTCGCCTGCGCGCGATGCCGCTCGACCGCGTGAAGCTCGATCCGTCGCTGATTGCCGACATCGAGACTTCGGAGAAGGCGCGCGTTGTCGTTCAGGCCGTGATCCAGCTCATCAAGGGCGTCGATTGCGAGGTCGTCGCCGAGGCCGTCGAAACGGTCGCGCAGGCCGACATTCTGCGCGCCATGGGCTGCGACACGGTGCAGGGCTTCGTCTTCGCCGAACCGATGTTCGAGGAGGAGTTCGTGGCATGGGTCGGCAACGCCGACCGCGGCGCGAGGTCGGTTGCCTAA
- a CDS encoding Smr/MutS family protein → MRKLSPEEAELWARVTATIAPLSREKVQPQRAEKAPQPAPANRVVQPVRPKPVTLTPPSVRPGTTLDGTWDKKLRSGSIAPDHVLDLHGMNLAQAWQAIDSELERAINRGDRVLLLITGHHRPGDPPVQRGRIRAAVHDWLAHSRHAAKIAAVRGAHRRHGGGGSLYLILRRKSER, encoded by the coding sequence GTGCGCAAGCTCAGCCCTGAAGAGGCGGAGCTCTGGGCGCGCGTAACCGCGACGATCGCCCCGCTATCGCGAGAGAAGGTTCAGCCGCAACGCGCTGAAAAGGCGCCGCAACCGGCGCCGGCCAATCGTGTCGTCCAGCCCGTTCGTCCCAAGCCTGTCACCCTTACCCCGCCGTCGGTCAGGCCGGGAACCACGCTTGACGGCACGTGGGACAAGAAATTGCGCTCGGGATCGATAGCGCCTGACCACGTGCTCGACCTTCACGGGATGAACCTCGCTCAGGCATGGCAGGCGATCGACAGCGAATTGGAGCGGGCCATTAACCGTGGTGACCGCGTGTTATTGCTGATCACCGGCCACCACCGCCCGGGCGATCCGCCGGTGCAGCGCGGCCGGATTCGCGCCGCGGTTCACGACTGGCTCGCGCACTCCCGTCACGCAGCGAAAATCGCCGCGGTTCGCGGCGCTCATCGGCGGCACGGCGGGGGCGGGAGCCTCTACCTGATTCTCCGCCGCAAATCTGAGCGCTGA
- the mltA gene encoding murein transglycosylase A — MSSSRRALALLTFALLSACASRPLPPPEAPTPVPAPVTTPAPAPTPPPAPPVPPTARQIGIKAEAPRTLKADEAERALAAFKTSCPVLTRRQDQSGLTQPVDWSALCAQAATLSGEYAPGFFYYGFDWVRVGDGKAFATGYYEPEIEGSRTQQPGYIPIYRVPPDLIRCTKADGTTGRGRVDQTGTCVLYFTRAEIEDGALNGKGLELVWAKDPVDLFFLEIQGSGRIHLDDGTVMRVGYAGQNGRDYVAIGRLLRDRGLLPPGGANMQAIKDWIRANPDQGRALMRENSSYVFFKELTGPGPLGALSVPVTPHASVAADPNYVPLGAPIYLMLDRNEANGLWVAQDTGGAIKGPNRFDTFWGAGAEAVAIAGGMSGSGESLILLPKGTAARAQAQP, encoded by the coding sequence GTGAGTTCTTCGCGCCGGGCGCTAGCCCTCCTGACTTTCGCTCTGCTTTCCGCTTGCGCCTCGAGGCCGCTCCCGCCGCCTGAAGCGCCGACGCCTGTTCCGGCGCCCGTTACCACCCCTGCTCCAGCTCCGACTCCTCCGCCAGCGCCCCCGGTGCCGCCGACGGCGCGGCAGATTGGGATCAAGGCGGAAGCGCCTCGCACGTTGAAGGCGGACGAGGCTGAACGCGCGCTGGCCGCGTTCAAGACGAGTTGCCCCGTGCTCACCCGTCGCCAGGATCAGTCGGGGCTCACGCAGCCCGTCGATTGGTCGGCGCTATGCGCACAGGCGGCGACGCTCAGCGGGGAATATGCGCCGGGCTTCTTCTACTATGGCTTCGATTGGGTGAGGGTCGGCGACGGCAAGGCGTTCGCCACAGGCTACTATGAGCCGGAGATCGAAGGCTCACGCACGCAGCAGCCGGGTTACATCCCGATCTATCGCGTGCCGCCCGATCTAATTCGCTGCACCAAGGCGGATGGCACGACAGGCCGCGGCCGCGTCGACCAAACCGGCACCTGCGTCCTTTATTTCACGCGCGCCGAGATCGAGGACGGGGCTCTCAACGGGAAGGGTCTGGAACTGGTCTGGGCGAAGGATCCGGTCGACCTCTTCTTCCTCGAAATCCAGGGCTCGGGACGCATTCATCTCGACGACGGGACGGTGATGCGCGTCGGCTACGCGGGGCAGAACGGCCGTGATTATGTCGCGATTGGGCGACTGCTTCGCGACCGGGGCCTGCTTCCGCCAGGCGGTGCCAACATGCAGGCAATCAAGGACTGGATCCGCGCCAATCCCGACCAGGGCAGAGCGCTGATGCGGGAGAATTCGTCCTACGTATTCTTCAAGGAGCTGACCGGGCCAGGTCCCCTCGGCGCCTTGAGCGTTCCAGTGACTCCGCACGCGAGCGTCGCGGCCGACCCCAACTATGTCCCGCTCGGCGCGCCCATCTACCTCATGCTCGATCGCAACGAGGCGAATGGCCTATGGGTGGCGCAGGATACCGGTGGCGCGATCAAGGGCCCGAACCGGTTCGACACCTTCTGGGGCGCCGGCGCCGAAGCCGTGGCGATCGCCGGCGGCATGTCGGGCTCCGGAGAATCGCTGATCCTGTTGCCGAAGGGCACGGCTGCCCGTGCGCAAGCTCAGCCCTGA
- a CDS encoding Tim44/TimA family putative adaptor protein → MTVIVILALVALFVGLRLYSVLGERTGHEQQPILKPVDREAQVEPRVSQPSPPAATPADAGDMAFVPTAGPGVRAILAADPSFDVARFLEGAKAAYRLILESFWKGDLQALRSHVDDHVYETFASAVEQRDKDGLKLDNRLVAIDQAVISEALVEKSVAILTVRFEADIAAVTRNSDGQVVAGSMSDAVQTRDLWTFRRDTSSRDPNWLLIETDEEE, encoded by the coding sequence TTGACCGTTATCGTCATTCTCGCCCTTGTTGCCCTGTTTGTCGGCCTACGCCTCTACAGCGTGCTCGGCGAACGTACGGGACATGAGCAGCAGCCGATCTTGAAGCCCGTCGACCGCGAAGCCCAGGTAGAACCGCGCGTCAGCCAGCCTTCGCCGCCTGCCGCGACGCCCGCCGATGCCGGTGATATGGCATTCGTGCCGACGGCGGGACCCGGTGTCCGGGCCATTCTTGCCGCCGATCCAAGCTTCGACGTCGCGCGCTTCCTCGAAGGTGCGAAGGCGGCTTACCGCCTGATCCTCGAATCCTTCTGGAAGGGCGATCTCCAGGCGCTTCGCAGCCATGTCGATGATCACGTTTATGAGACCTTCGCCAGTGCCGTTGAGCAGCGCGACAAGGACGGACTGAAGCTCGACAACCGGCTGGTTGCGATTGATCAGGCTGTCATTTCGGAAGCGCTGGTCGAGAAGAGTGTTGCGATCCTTACGGTTCGCTTTGAGGCCGATATAGCCGCCGTTACGCGGAATTCGGACGGGCAGGTGGTCGCCGGCTCAATGAGCGATGCTGTGCAGACCCGCGACCTTTGGACCTTCCGCCGCGATACGTCGTCGCGCGATCCGAACTGGCTGCTGATCGAGACCGACGAGGAAGAGTGA
- the secB gene encoding protein-export chaperone SecB translates to MADQEPTNGGNGSTEGGTEPQVGILAQYIKDLSVENPSAPQVFQWQVQPSIDVQFNISVAGAGESVHEVGLKIEVTARSDNGVHFVVDLTYAGLFGLRNIPDEALQPFLLIEAPRLLFPFARQIVSEAVSNSGFPPLMLDPIDFTQAYMAQLNAGQNFANGNGGGEPASSETPSEA, encoded by the coding sequence ATGGCGGACCAGGAACCGACCAACGGCGGCAATGGCTCGACTGAAGGCGGCACCGAGCCTCAGGTCGGCATTCTCGCGCAGTACATCAAGGATCTGTCGGTCGAGAACCCGAGCGCGCCGCAGGTATTCCAGTGGCAGGTCCAGCCGAGCATCGACGTGCAGTTCAACATCAGCGTGGCTGGCGCTGGCGAGAGCGTGCACGAGGTCGGCCTGAAGATCGAGGTTACCGCCCGTTCGGACAACGGCGTCCATTTCGTCGTCGACCTGACGTACGCGGGCCTGTTCGGCCTCCGGAATATTCCGGACGAAGCGCTTCAGCCCTTCCTTCTAATCGAAGCTCCGCGCCTGCTCTTCCCGTTCGCACGGCAGATCGTCAGCGAAGCGGTCAGCAACAGCGGCTTCCCGCCCCTGATGCTCGATCCGATCGACTTCACGCAGGCCTATATGGCGCAGCTCAACGCGGGCCAGAATTTCGCGAACGGTAACGGCGGCGGGGAACCAGCCTCGTCCGAAACGCCGAGCGAAGCCTGA
- the murJ gene encoding murein biosynthesis integral membrane protein MurJ, which translates to MNLIKSTGTIGGLTLVSRVAGFAREMLMSRVMGASWQADAFFVAFRLPNTFRRLFGEGAFSAGFVPLYAQRLHGPGGNEDAKHFSEEVLAVFAPTLVLFTLVFEIIMSPFVFAISGYHQEKLALATLLTRLTFPYLILISLVSLFSGILNSLAKFTAAAFAPALLNLAMLSALIFVPVGGTTTAIALSIAVSLGGVLQLGLLLAACARAGIVLKWRKPKMTPGVRQFVRVVVPATLGAGVYQISAFIDTFFLTRIGTGAMSYFNYADRLNQLPLGVIGAALGTAILPQVSRHVGANEPDKAAHVQGQAAELAMLLCLPAALALAVSAFPLVSALFQGGRFHTEDAQLTALTLSIIVLGLPAYVLVKVLTPGFYARQDTATPVKVAVLVLVATVVLNFLLIPPFGIAGLASAIAICSWLNCIILYAILHRRGHFRIQGWLASRIARQLIAAAAMAAALVGIRMLLSGWFEGSVGHRMAGVLAIVGGGMAVYFPLVWILGGTDREELKVLLRRRRKYTDVG; encoded by the coding sequence ATGAACCTCATCAAGTCGACCGGAACGATCGGCGGCCTGACGCTCGTCAGCCGCGTCGCCGGCTTCGCGCGCGAAATGCTGATGTCGCGCGTGATGGGCGCGAGCTGGCAGGCCGACGCCTTCTTCGTCGCTTTCCGGCTACCCAACACATTCCGGCGCCTGTTCGGCGAGGGCGCCTTCTCGGCGGGTTTCGTCCCGCTCTATGCGCAGCGTCTTCACGGGCCGGGCGGCAACGAGGACGCCAAGCATTTCTCCGAAGAAGTGCTGGCCGTGTTCGCGCCGACGCTGGTGCTGTTCACGTTGGTCTTCGAGATCATCATGAGCCCCTTCGTCTTCGCGATCTCTGGCTACCACCAGGAAAAGCTGGCGCTCGCGACTTTGCTGACGCGGCTAACCTTCCCGTACCTGATCCTCATCAGCCTGGTCTCGCTGTTCTCGGGCATCCTCAATTCTCTGGCGAAGTTCACGGCGGCGGCGTTCGCCCCTGCCCTGCTCAACCTCGCAATGCTCTCGGCGCTGATTTTCGTGCCCGTCGGCGGCACGACTACGGCGATTGCCTTGTCGATCGCCGTCTCGCTCGGCGGCGTGCTTCAGCTTGGCCTTTTGCTTGCAGCCTGCGCTCGGGCCGGGATTGTCCTTAAATGGCGGAAGCCGAAAATGACGCCCGGCGTGCGGCAATTCGTGCGCGTCGTCGTGCCCGCCACGCTCGGCGCTGGCGTTTACCAGATCAGCGCCTTCATCGACACGTTCTTCCTGACGCGCATCGGCACCGGAGCGATGAGCTACTTCAACTACGCCGACCGACTGAACCAGCTGCCGCTCGGCGTGATCGGCGCGGCGCTCGGCACAGCGATCCTTCCGCAGGTGAGCCGGCATGTTGGCGCCAATGAGCCGGACAAGGCGGCGCACGTCCAAGGCCAGGCGGCCGAGCTTGCCATGTTGCTTTGCCTGCCTGCGGCACTAGCACTGGCGGTTAGCGCATTCCCGCTTGTCTCCGCCTTGTTCCAGGGCGGCCGCTTCCATACTGAGGACGCGCAGCTGACAGCGCTGACGCTTTCGATCATCGTGCTCGGGCTTCCCGCCTACGTGCTGGTGAAGGTGCTCACCCCGGGCTTCTACGCGCGACAGGACACAGCGACGCCGGTGAAGGTTGCCGTCCTCGTGCTGGTCGCGACCGTCGTCCTCAACTTCCTGCTTATTCCGCCTTTCGGCATCGCCGGCCTCGCGTCCGCGATTGCAATCTGCTCGTGGCTGAACTGCATCATCCTTTACGCCATCCTCCATCGGCGCGGGCATTTCCGCATCCAGGGCTGGCTCGCCTCGCGGATCGCCCGTCAGTTGATCGCTGCTGCGGCGATGGCTGCTGCACTTGTCGGCATCCGCATGCTGCTCAGCGGTTGGTTCGAAGGCTCGGTCGGCCACCGGATGGCGGGCGTGCTCGCGATCGTCGGCGGCGGCATGGCCGTCTATTTCCCGCTCGTATGGATTCTGGGTGGCACCGACCGGGAGGAACTGAAGGTACTCCTTCGGCGGCGCCGGAAATACACCGATGTCGGCTGA
- the trpS gene encoding tryptophan--tRNA ligase, translated as MRVVSGIQPTGGLHLGNLLGAILRWVRMQDEAECLFFLADLHSLSEHMDPAERRSSVREMAAALIASGIDPAKSILFAQSAVPAHAELCWILNGTARMGWLSRMTQWKDKAGKDREGKSVALFDYPVLQAADILLYQATHVPVGEDQKQHIELTRDIALKFNNDFETELFVVPEPFIGGGTAARVMSLRDGSSKMSKSDPSDMSRINLTDSDDTIAQKIRKAKTDPEPLPDNEAALEGRSEAKNLVGIYAAVTGESVDQVLQRFAGQGFGSFKPALADALIALLSPLRTRLEQFRKDPAELDRLLAEGAARASAMGAPTLAEAYRAVGLAH; from the coding sequence ATGCGCGTCGTCTCCGGAATTCAACCGACCGGCGGCCTGCACCTGGGAAACTTGCTGGGCGCCATTCTGCGCTGGGTCCGAATGCAGGACGAGGCGGAATGCCTGTTCTTCCTTGCAGATCTTCACTCCCTTTCGGAGCATATGGACCCTGCAGAGCGGCGCTCGAGCGTTCGTGAGATGGCTGCAGCACTGATCGCAAGCGGCATCGACCCTGCCAAGTCCATCCTCTTCGCCCAGAGCGCGGTCCCGGCGCATGCCGAGCTGTGCTGGATTCTCAACGGCACCGCCCGGATGGGTTGGCTCAGCCGAATGACTCAGTGGAAGGACAAGGCGGGTAAGGATCGCGAAGGCAAGTCTGTTGCGCTGTTCGACTATCCGGTTCTCCAGGCCGCGGATATTCTCCTTTATCAAGCGACCCATGTGCCCGTCGGCGAGGACCAGAAGCAGCATATCGAACTGACCCGCGACATTGCGCTCAAGTTCAACAATGACTTTGAAACGGAGCTGTTCGTGGTTCCGGAACCGTTTATCGGCGGCGGTACGGCAGCGCGCGTCATGAGCCTTAGGGACGGCTCCTCAAAAATGTCCAAGTCGGATCCGTCGGACATGAGCCGGATCAACCTGACCGACAGCGACGACACGATCGCGCAGAAGATCCGCAAGGCAAAAACCGACCCAGAACCGCTGCCCGACAACGAGGCTGCGCTCGAAGGCCGCAGCGAAGCGAAGAACCTTGTCGGCATCTACGCCGCGGTAACGGGCGAGAGCGTCGACCAGGTGCTGCAGCGCTTCGCCGGCCAGGGCTTCGGCTCGTTCAAGCCCGCGCTTGCCGATGCGCTGATCGCGTTGCTTTCTCCCCTCCGCACGCGACTTGAGCAATTCCGCAAGGATCCGGCCGAGCTCGACCGCCTTCTCGCCGAAGGCGCGGCACGTGCTTCCGCCATGGGTGCTCCCACGCTCGCAGAGGCTTACCGGGCGGTCGGCCTGGCCCACTGA
- a CDS encoding DUF4136 domain-containing protein: MMRITKMSAAVVLAVASLALSACATALDTRVTRYQAMPAPQGQTFLIIPGEGMARNGGLEFQRYAGIVAQQLQAHGYVPATSNTNANMIVSLGYIIDNGQVRYVSDPFPPSYGFGPYWGRGGRYGYWGAPFYYGWNDPFWYGGGVDSYVEYHSQIDVHIRQAGTNAPLFDGRAQARSSTNQLDAVIPSLVEAMFTGFPGRNGETVKITIPTRPNGQPRG; this comes from the coding sequence ATGATGCGTATTACCAAGATGTCCGCGGCGGTCGTGCTCGCCGTTGCCTCCCTTGCTCTCTCTGCCTGCGCCACCGCGCTCGATACGCGCGTCACGCGCTATCAGGCCATGCCCGCTCCGCAGGGCCAGACATTCCTCATCATTCCCGGCGAAGGAATGGCACGTAATGGCGGCCTAGAGTTTCAGCGCTATGCGGGCATCGTCGCGCAACAGCTGCAGGCCCACGGCTACGTGCCGGCGACGAGCAACACCAACGCCAATATGATCGTGTCGCTTGGCTACATCATCGACAATGGTCAGGTCCGGTACGTGTCCGACCCATTCCCGCCCAGCTATGGCTTCGGTCCGTACTGGGGTCGAGGTGGGCGCTACGGCTACTGGGGCGCGCCCTTCTATTATGGGTGGAACGACCCGTTCTGGTACGGCGGCGGCGTCGACTCCTACGTCGAATATCACAGCCAGATCGACGTCCACATCCGACAGGCCGGCACGAACGCGCCGCTATTCGACGGCCGCGCGCAGGCGCGTTCTTCGACGAACCAGCTGGACGCCGTTATCCCGAGCTTGGTCGAAGCGATGTTCACCGGCTTCCCCGGCCGCAATGGCGAGACGGTGAAGATCACCATCCCGACCCGCCCGAACGGGCAGCCGAGGGGCTAA
- the dnaA gene encoding chromosomal replication initiator protein DnaA yields MQGAVNSAVDSSGGTVTAPLEAAWESIRSGLRRDLGARTFDGWLKPAELGNFEPDSGTLDIIMPSQFMADWVRSHFGERLTLAWKTVLPIVRSVRMVAASDAPRPAPLLILEDAPAPSERDPNAPNFDPRYRFETFIVGKANEVAATAARTLATSKTVGFNPLFIHGGTGRGKTHLLHATGHAFLANNRGARVVSMSAEKFMVEFIRALKENDTIGFKQRLRSADLLLIDDVQFIAGKDSTQEEFFHTMNEIITAGRRLVITSDRAPQDLDGIAPRILSRLSWGLVADINSADYELRFNIIVAKLEALPGVEMQRPVIDFLARRVTSSIRELEGALNRIGAYAMMTGRQIDVAFVEEVLANVLRANQRRISIDEIQTQVAEHYRIRKAEMTSARRAREVARPRQVAMYLSKQLTPKSLPDIGRRFGGRDHTTVIHAVRQIEKLRASDAELDADIRLLTRQLEG; encoded by the coding sequence GTGCAAGGGGCTGTGAATTCGGCTGTCGATTCGTCTGGGGGGACGGTTACAGCGCCGCTGGAAGCAGCGTGGGAGTCGATCCGAAGCGGACTTCGCCGCGATCTTGGCGCCCGCACGTTCGACGGCTGGCTGAAGCCTGCCGAGCTCGGCAATTTTGAGCCGGACAGCGGCACGCTCGACATCATCATGCCGAGCCAGTTCATGGCCGACTGGGTCCGCTCGCACTTTGGCGAGCGCCTGACGCTCGCGTGGAAGACGGTCCTTCCAATCGTCCGCAGCGTCCGTATGGTTGCTGCATCCGATGCGCCGCGTCCGGCACCGTTGCTGATCCTCGAGGATGCGCCGGCTCCGTCGGAACGCGATCCGAACGCGCCGAACTTCGACCCGCGCTATCGCTTCGAGACCTTCATTGTCGGCAAGGCAAATGAAGTTGCGGCGACTGCCGCGCGGACGCTCGCAACATCGAAGACGGTCGGCTTCAACCCACTATTCATCCATGGCGGTACGGGACGCGGCAAGACCCACTTGCTTCACGCGACCGGCCACGCTTTCCTCGCGAACAACCGCGGCGCCCGCGTCGTGTCGATGTCGGCCGAGAAGTTTATGGTCGAGTTCATCCGTGCGCTGAAGGAAAACGACACCATCGGTTTCAAGCAGCGGCTGCGCAGCGCCGACCTGCTTCTGATCGACGACGTCCAGTTCATCGCCGGCAAGGATTCGACGCAGGAAGAATTCTTCCACACGATGAACGAGATCATCACGGCCGGTCGCCGCCTGGTGATCACTTCGGACCGTGCACCGCAGGACCTCGACGGAATCGCCCCGCGCATCCTGTCGCGCCTGTCCTGGGGGCTGGTCGCCGACATCAACTCGGCGGATTACGAGCTTCGCTTCAACATCATCGTCGCAAAGCTGGAGGCGCTTCCAGGCGTCGAGATGCAGCGGCCGGTAATCGACTTCCTTGCCCGCCGGGTCACCAGCTCGATCCGTGAGCTCGAAGGCGCGCTTAATCGCATCGGCGCCTATGCGATGATGACGGGGCGGCAGATCGACGTAGCCTTCGTCGAGGAAGTGCTCGCCAACGTTCTTCGCGCCAACCAGCGCCGCATCTCGATTGACGAGATACAGACGCAGGTCGCCGAGCATTACCGCATTCGCAAGGCGGAGATGACCTCGGCGCGCCGTGCTCGTGAAGTGGCTCGCCCGCGCCAGGTGGCCATGTATCTGTCGAAGCAACTGACGCCCAAGTCGTTGCCCGACATCGGCCGCCGGTTCGGTGGGCGCGATCACACCACCGTGATCCATGCCGTGCGGCAGATCGAGAAGCTTCGCGCGAGCGATGCCGAGCTCGACGCCGACATCCGCCTGTTGACGAGACAGCTCGAGGGCTGA